The sequence below is a genomic window from Brevibacillus laterosporus.
ATTAGAAATCTTCACGTCATACGCCTTCTCAAATTTTTGACGTGCCACATCATCAGAGATGGATTGGTAACCAGGTAACCAATTTGGCAAGGAACCCATATCGCAAGCGCCCTGAACGTTATTATGTCCACGCAGTGGGTACGCTCCCGCACCATGACGTCCAAAATTACCCGTGATTAATAAAAGGTTGGCAATAGCAGCTGATGTATGAGAGCCTGCTACGTTTTGGGTAACGCCCATGCCCCACAGTACGCATGTACCATCTGCCTCGCAAATCATTTTTGCTGTTTCTTTTAGTTGCTCTTGTGAAATTCCAGTCACTTCTTCCGCATATTCAAGTGTGTACCTTTGTATGACATTCTTATATTCGTCTAAGTGTGTGACACGCTCTGCTAGGAAGTCAGCAGCATGCCAGCCCTGATCAATGATATATTTAGCTACCGCTGTTAACCAAACGAAATCAGTGCCCTGATTAGGATGTAAATACAAATCGGAACGTTCTGCCATTTCATGTTTGCGTAGATCGGAAACAATTAGTTTTTGACCATGTAATTTCTTCGCCCGCTTCACCCGTGTTGCCAAGACTGGATGACCTTCTGTCGGATTAGCCCCGATGATAATCACCAAGCCCGCAGCAGCAATATCTGTAATAACGCCTGAGTCGCCACCATAACCAACGGTCGATAGTAATCCATCTGTAGCTGGAGACTGACAGTAACGCGAACAATTGTCCACGTTATTTGTTTCAAAAACCTGTCGAGCTAATTTTTGGATCAAGTAAGATTCTTCATTGGTTGTCTTTGACGAGCTAACGAAACCGAATGCGTCGCCACCATACTTCTCTCTCATCTCTTTCCACTTACTCGCAATCAATGTAAGCGCTTCCTCCCATGTCGCCGGGACGAACTCATCTCCACGTCGAATCAGCGGTGTTGTCAACCGTTCGCTACTATTCACGAAATCCCATCCAAATTTTCCTTTAATACAGGTAGAAATGCTATTGACTGGTGCTTCCTCAGATGGTTCAATTTTTAAAATTTGGCGTCCTTTCGTCCAAACCTCAAAGCTACAGCCTACGCCGCAAAATGTACACACCGTTTTTGTCTTTTTCGTCCGAGTTTCGCGCATTGCCGCTTCTACTTCGGATATGGCCAAAATTCCACTGTAACCAGGCTCTACTTCCTTAACCAATTCAATCATGGGATCAAGCAAATCTTTTCCAATATTGGTCATGAAGCCTGCTTCACCCAGCATGGTTTTTTCCATTAAAGCATTGCACGGACATACAGTGACACAATGCCCACAGGAGACACAGGAGGATTCATTAATAGATTTATCCTGATCCCAGATAACGCGAGGCATTTCACGTTCCCAATCAATGGTCAAGGTCTCGTTTACTTGTAAATCCTGACAAGCTTCTACACAACGTCCACACAGAATGCACTGATTTGGATCATATCTGTAAAAGGGATGGGACATATCCACCTCGTAGCCTTTTTCTCGAAACGGTCGCTCCTGATGCTCCACTTCCATCAGCTCTACGGTATTATGTACACGACAATTACCGTTGTTATTATCACAGACGGTACAGTACAGCATGTGGTTTTCCAGTACACGATCCATAGCTTGTTTTTGCGCATCCTGTGCCCGTGAAGAAGAGGTCTTGATGTTCATACCCTCCTGTACAACTGTAGAGCAAGCTCTCATCAACTGTCCGTCAATTTCACAGGTACAGGTATCACATGTTTGGATAGGACCTAAGATAGGTGAATAGCAAATATGAGGATGTTTTATCTCGTGTTCAAGAAGATAATCAAGAATTCTAGTTCCCTCTTCTGCTTGATGCAACGTATCGTTGATAGTAAATGAAATCGTTTTGTTCAAGGGTTATATCCTCCTTTTCTTTCTTCCACCAGCTACAAAAAAATAAAAAAACCCACCACAAAACAACCAGCGCAAACCAAAAAGCGTTGCTCAAGCTGTTTTATGGTGGGTTAATACTTAGCAGTGGTATACCAGTTATCAAGCCCGCCATACTCTGTACGCGTATGCGTGAAAGCACAGGATGAATGGAATGACAGTAGTCAGCCAGCCTTAGACATCAATGAACTTCCTTTTTTAATGATAATCAAACTTTCAGAAATTGCAAGAGAAGAGCATATTTTTTCTGGTTTATGCAGGTTTAAATATAAAAAGACAAATCCCTATATTTTTTGTAGCACAAAAAAAGGATTGCTTATTTCTAGAAACGGGATTATATTTTCTGTAGAACAAAAAAGGTGGAATTCATTTATGGATAATCGATTCAGCTCTTTTCAAGAATTCGCTCAAGCCTTCGAGCAAAAATGGTTAAAAGAAGCAATAGAACATGGATTAGATGATCAAAAAATGGATATATATCTAGCAAAGGTTCGCAAAAAAGCGCTTTTTGTTTGGAATAAAAATCAAGGGGATGAATGGATAGAAAAACAAGGCTATGTGATCGTTGACAGAAAGCCCAATAAGGATGAGATTTTTCGTAAAAAACTAGGACGGGGGCGCCCACGTAAACTTGAGGATGAGCGACTACAGCATGCCATCCATGTCAGACTAGATGAGGAAACATACCAAAAACTGCAATCCTTGTGTCAAAAAAACAACCTTGACCTCTCTGAGACTATTCGTATGCTCATTAAAAAAGGATAGACCATTTCGGTTTATAAGGAGGAAATAAGATGAGTCAGGAAGGTCATCTATCTACTACCAGCACTGCACTACGCTGGTGGATACTAACCAACGTGTCTCTGGGAATCTTTATGTCAACATTGGATGGAAGCATCACGAATGTCGCTCTTCCTAGCATTTCCAGTACATTACAGGTTCCGTTACACGTCGTACAATGGGTTGTAACCGCCTACTTATTAGCAATCGCTGCCCTCCTGCCCATTATTGGAAAGTTATCTGATCTATTTGGTCGTGGGAGATTATATAATCTTGGGTTTTTAATTTTTATGATTGGCTCTGCTTTATGCGGTTTGTCAGAATCCATCTGGATGTTAATTGGTATGCGGGTCGTGCAAGCTGCTGGTGCTGCACTGCTCATGGCTAACAGTCAAGCCATTATTGCTGCCACTTTTCCCAAAGAAGAACGTGGCCGTGCCCTTGGAATAACAGGCATGGTGGTATCACTTGGTTCATTGTCAGGTCCAGCCATCGGTGGTATTCTAGTTAGTTCTTTTGGTTGGGAATCTATCTTTTGGATTAACGTACCGATTGGTTTAATCGGATTTATTGTAGCTCTGCGTATCATGCCAAAACAGCACCAAAAACGCGCGGGAGAACCTTTTGACTATCTTGGTTCCATTATGTACATGACAAGTATGATTACGTTCCTATATACCATCTCCAATGCGGAAGAACACGGTTGGACAACAAGTATTACACTAGGTGGCATTCTCTTTTCATTAGTAATCTTCGTCTTGTTCTATCGACGCGAAACACGAATCTCATATCCAATGCTTGACTTCTCTCTATTTAAGATTCGTACATTCCGTTCAGGGAGCTTTGCTGCTCTATTTTCATTTCTCTCCTTGTTTTGCATAACAATTCTCATGCCATTTTATATGCAATTGGTGCTAGAATATCCCCCAAAAATCGTGGGCTATGTCATGATGGCAAATGCTGTGATGATGGCGATAGTGGCCCCGCTATCTGGCTGGCTTTCAGATAAAATTGGTTCTTATTACTTAACGATTTCAGGTCTGTTGATTAATGCCATTTCCTTTGTCCTGCTCACCCGGCTTACGACTAGTGAGCCTGCTTGGCTTGTTGCGATGCACATGGCCATCTTTGGAATCGGTTCTGGTCTTTTTCTATCTCCAAACAATGCCAGTATTCTAGGGTCTGTTCCACATAAACTGTTGGGAATAGCAGGCGGTCTAAATGCATTAGTCCGAAATATCGGAATGGTATTGGGTACGACATTTGCTATCTCACTATTCTCTTTTCAATTAAATAGATTAACAGACAATCAACCTGACTCTAGCAGCACTGATATATTAAATGTAGAAGCTTATATGGCTGCTCTTCATACTGTCTTTTGGGTGGCAGCTGTCATTTGTCTATATGCTGCCATCCTCTCTTCTAGACGTGATAAACCTCAAAGAAAGAAAAGGAAAGTTGCTTAGGAAATCTTCCTCTAATCACAATAGAAAATATAGTTACCTGTAAACCAAAATAGTTTCACCGTAAAGTAATCATCAAGTAAATCTGTGTAAAAGTGTTTCAAAGAGTAACGGGCATGATCGCTCACGAATAGAGACTGGTGTTTACCCACATTTACCCATTCGAGAATATCATGCCCGTAAATTCTATTCGTCTACGTTATACTGGATTTTGTAACAATGATCATTTTGACTTGCAATGTCTACCTAAAACGATTCGTTGCATTAGAAGTGACAGCGTACGTTTCATCGATGATTTGTTGGACAATGAGACGTACTAATCTTACATTCTCCCCAATCATTTCAGGGTCAAGCATCTCTTCATGCGTCCCCTTCGCTTGATGTTCAGTATGAGTACCAAGTGTTGCATCTCCCCATGACCAAGAACAATCCTCCGTTGATCCCTTTCTCGTAGAATCTTTTGCTATTAATTCATGGATGTTTGCCTGGACAGTACCCGTATTTACAAGTTGATTCCGATACCTAGCATATGAATAAATTCTGTTCGTATAAGCAGGAGTTACAAGATGCTTATACTGTTCAGGCATGTCTTCTAATAGAGAATCGATTTGTTTTATTGCTTCTTCCTCCGAGAATTCTGCCTCTCCATTGCTTCTAATAGAATCAAGCATGATAATATCCTTTACTTCATAGCCTTTTAGCTTCATAGCTTTTGCCACTTCAAATGCGAGATTACCTCCCATTGAATAACCCAAGAACACGTATGGTTGTTTGTCTTGTACGTCAGTAAGGATTTTTACATATTGTTCCATTAAATCCTCATCATTTTTATATTCTTCGATAAAGTCGATGCCGTATATCACACAATGGTTTTCAAGTAGTTTCGCCATGTCGATGTAAGCCATTCCATATCCGATCGCTGGAGGGAAGCAGAACACATTCACACGTCCATGTTCGTTTAATTTCATGATCGGGTTGTTATGATTTTTTTCAAACATGGATCTTACAATTTCCTGCGCCATTCCTTCTATAGTGGGCATTTCAAACACTACACGGATAGGGATTTCGACTCGAATATCAGTATAGATCTTCCTGATTAATTCAAGGACATGTAAAGAATGTCCACCTAGCTCAAAGAAATTGTCTTTTCTACCTATTTTGAGAACACCAAGTACTTCTTTCCAAATTTCTACCAATTGCAATTCCGTTGGTGTTTGTGGAGCAGTATATTCCACTCCTAGATGGATATTTCCTTCTGGTGCAGGTAACGCATTTCGATCGATTTTCCCGTTTGGTGTCAACGGCAGTTGCTCAAGTTGAATGAAATAGGATGGAACCATGTAAGTAGGTAAATCTTGTAACAGCGAACTTCTTATTTCACCTACTGTAAGTTGCTGTTTTGCCACAAAATAAGCGCACAAATGCTTCTGCCCCACTTGGTCCTCTCTTGCAATCACCACCGCTTCATGAACGGAAGGTACTTGTAGGAGTTGCGCTTCGATTTCACCAAGCTCAATGCGGTAACCCCGAATTTTTACCTGATGGTCCATTCGCCCCAGGTACTCGATGCTGCCATCTGGTAGCCATCTTGCCATATCTCCTGTTTTATACATCCTCTCTCCTGCCACAAACGGGTTCTCTACGAATTTTTCTGCTGATAGCTCAGGACGGTTCCAGTAGCCTTTTGCCAATCCTTCTCCTGCAATGCACAGTTCACCTGCTATCCCAATCGGTTGGATATGGTTTTCAGCATTCAAAATATAGCAGGTAGTGTTCACGAGCGGTTTGCCGATCGTTATGTTTTCTCCTTCCATCAGTTGTCCCACCGATGAATACACCGTTGTTTCCGTTGGACCGTACATATTATACAAACGTGCCTGCGTATTCTCACGCAAGGTTTTGAGCATAGAAGCTGGAAGTGCTTCTCCACCAAACATGATTTCTTGTAAGCCCTGCAAGCACTGGATGTGCCCCGAGGATAACAACATTTGCATGCGGGAAGGTGTCATTTGGATCATGTCCACCTGTTGTTTTTGAATCACATCACTTAATGCCCTCGGTTCTATTTGCTGAATGCCACTAGCTAGAACTACCCTTACTCCTTTACTTAACGAAAGTAACGTTTCTAATACAAAGATATCAAATGAAATCGTCGTAACAGAAAGAAGTGACTTCCCTTGGGTAAAGTCGATTTGATTGGTTATGCCTTGCAACAGGTTGACAACCGCCTGCTGTAAAATCATGACGCCTTTTGGCTTGCCTGTCGATCCAGATGTATAAATGACATAGGCTAAATCAGCAGGACCACTGATCGGTTCAAGGTTAGATATTTCTTTCTGATAGGAAGCTTCCTCATCTAGAGCTACAAATCTGCCAGTAAAAGATATCTGCTCTTTCAAATGGCTTTGCAGCACTACCAATTTGGCTCCCGCATCCTCCAACATGTAGCGAATACGCTCTCCCGGGTAGTCTGGGTCAATTGGCACGTAGGCTCCTCCAGCTTTCAAGATACCCAACAGCCCGATCATCATGTCAAGGGAACGTTCGACCATAATCCCCACCAACTGATTCGCTTCTATCCCTTCCGCTCGCAGAGTTCGTGCCAGTTGATTCGCTCGCTCGTTTAATTCACGATATGTTAGTTGCTCTCCTTCGAAGACTACAGCCACATGCTCCGGTGTACGCTCCATCTGACTCTCAAATAATTGGTAAATCGTTTTCTCCCTTGGATAATCCGCTACTGTGTCATTAAAAGTTTTTAGAATTAACTCTTTCTCTTGAGGCGTGATTATCTCAATGGTAGAGAGCTTCGTATGCGAATCAATCATAATGCTGTCGATTATCTGTAGAAAATGCTCTGCCATTCGCTCTATGGTGTCTCGTTTGAACAGCGACGTAGCAAATTCGAAAGTACACACAATGGTTTCATCATCTTCTTCGGCATATAAGGTTACATCAAACTTAGAAACGGTATGCTCTCCCTGATACGGTCTAAGTTGTAAGCCCTCGATAGTATGTTCTCCTTGCTCCACATTTTGTAAGACAAACATAGTGTCAAACAGCGGGTTGCGACTGAAATCACGTGCTACATGTAATTTCTCTACCAGTTCCTCAAATGGGTACTCCTGATTTTCAAATGCATGTAGCGCATGCTCTTTGACCTCTTGGACATATTCGTAAAATGTTTTTTCTGCCGCTGGATAGGTGCGAATCGCTAGGGTGTTAACGAACATACCAATCAATCCACCAAGGTCTGCATGCGGTCTTCCCGCTATCGGAGTTCCTACAACGATATCTTCCTGTCTACTGTTTTTGCTTAATAAAATGGTATAAGTAGCCAACAAAACCATGTACAAGGTCGATCCCGTTTGTGCAGCAATCTGTCTCATTCCATCGCTTCTTTGTTGATCGATCACAAATTCGAATGTATCTCCCTGATAGCTTTGTACCGCAGGTCTTGGATAATCTGTTGGCAAATCAAGTACCGGGCTTTCACCGCTATGGACTTCCAACCAATATGCTTCCTGGTTGATCATTCGTTCACTTTGTACTTCTTCTTGCTGCCACACCGCATAATCCTTGTACTGAATTCGAAGCGGTTCTAGCTCCTCTCCTTTGTACAATTGGAAGAACTCTTGAACGAAAATACTTGTGGAAACAGCGTCAGAAATGATGTGATGCATGTCAAGCATCAAGACGTGGCGATCCGCTTCAAGTTCGATAAGCCCAACCCGCAAGAGCGGTGCTTTTGCAAGATCAAATGAACGCACGAATCCTTGAATGATTTCTGCCGTCTCCCCTTCTTTTGCCTGTGAGTACTCAACCTCAAATGTCACGTCACGGTAAATATGTTGGATTGGCTCTCCATTCACCATCTCAAAGCCTGTTCGAAGTGTCTCATGGCGGTCGATCAGGCTTTGGAATGCTTCTTCAAGATTCTCTCGATGAAGCTGTCCCTCTACCATCAGGACACTTGGCATGTTATAGCTGAGTCCTCCACCTTCGATTTGATTTAAAATAAACAATCGCTTTTGAGCAGAAGATACTGGATAGAACTCTCTCTCCTGGATCACGGGGATCGAGGAGTGAGCAACATAATCTATCCCAGATACTCGTTCTGCCATTTGTTCAATCGTGGGATATCCGAAAACATCACGCAAGGGAAGACTGATGCCCATCTCTTTATGCATCATGGCAACTAGAGTAGTGGCTCGTAAGGAATGTCCTCCACTGTCAAAGAAGTTGTCTTTCACCCCAATGCTTGGAATCCCAAGCACCTCTTGCCAAATTTTTGCTATCTGCACTTCTATCTGGGTACGCGGTGCTACATGTTCCACTCCTGTTTGCATACTTCCTTCAGGAGCAGGTAACGCCCTACGATCGATTTTTCCATTCGGTGATAATGGCATCCGTTCTAATTGCACAAAGTAAGAAGGAATCATGTATCCAGGTAAATGTTGTGACAATGTGCTTCTTAGATCTTTTACAATCAGTGGTTTATCGGCTACGAAATACACGCATAGTTGCTTCTGTCCTGTTGCGTCTTCCCTTGCGATTACCACCGCCTCTTGAATCGTTTCCACTTTCAAGAGTTGTGCTTCTACTTCGCCAAGCTCAATGCGGTAGCCGCGAATCTTCACCTGATGGTCGATCCTACCAAGATACTCGATATTTCCATCTGGTTGCCATCTTGCCAAGTCTCCCGTTTTGTACATTCGTTCGTTTGGCACGAACGGGTTGTTCACAAACTTCTCTGCCGTAAGCTCGGGACGATTTAAATAGCCTCTGGCCAACCCCACTCCCGCTATGCACAACTCTCCTGCTACACTGATCGGTTGAAGGTGTTCCGTTTCATTTTGAACAATGTAGAGTTGCGTATTGAAAATTGGTTTGCCTATCGGGACTACTGTGTACTCTTGATCTGCACGACAATCAAAGTACGATACGTCTACAGTAGCTTCAGTCGGTCCATACAAGTTAATGAGTTGTGCTTGGTTCACTGATGCAATGATATGGTGGAACCTGGCTACTTGTGAAGGCGCCAAAGCTTCCCCACTCGCAAAAACTTGTCTCAGATTATGAAGTTTTCTCTTTATATCCTTGCTTGAACATTGCTCAAGGTACTCTAAAAAAGCGTGCAGCATAGCTGGGACAAAATGCATAGTGGTAATACCTTGCTCAGCTATCGTCTCAACGATGCGTTCAGGGTTCTTCTCGCCCCCCAAAGATAATAAACATACTTTTGAGCCTACGAGGGACCACCAAAACAGTTCCCACACTGATACGTCAAACGTAATTGCTGTTTTTTGTAAAATAGTGTCTGTTTCTGTAATTGGGTATCTAGTTTGCATCCACATCAGTCGGTTTATGACAGAATGATGTTCTACCATAACCCCTTTAGGCTTGCCTGTTGATCCAGACGTATAGATGACATAGGCTAAGTGTTGTGAATCATTTATAGGCAAGAGATTAGATTTGTCCTTGCTATACATTTGTCCATCATTTAAATCAACCAGTTTTCCCGCAAAAGATACCCGGTCGCGTAAATGATTTTGCACCAACAACAACTTCGTACCCGCATCCTCTAGCATGTAGCTAATACGTTCCTCAGGAAACTCTGGGTCAATCGGCACATAAGCACCGCCCGCTTTCAAAATCGCGAAGATTGCAATCATCATCTCCAAGGAGCGTTCAACCATGATGCCAACTAACTGATCAGCTTGTACACCCTCTTTTCGCAAGGTTCTCGCCAGTTGATTAGCTCGTTCATTCAGCTCACGATATGTCAGTTGGCTAGCCTCGTAGATCACTGCTACTTGATCCGGCGTACGCTCCACCTGACTCTCAAACATCTGATGGATCGTCTTATCCGCTACATAATCCGACGTCGTATCATTAAATACTGCTAGAATCTGCTCTTTCTCTTGGTGCGTTATTATAGTAAGAGATGAGAGCGTTGCATGTGGATCATGCACAATCGTTTCAATTAACTGTACAAAATGCTCTCCCATCCGCTCAACTGTTTCTTCCTTATAGAGAGAAGTAGCATATTCAATGCTACATACGATTCCCTCTGCTTGCTCTACCGCATTCCAAGTTAAATCAAACTTAGACACCGCATGGTCGTCCACATAAGAAGTAAGATGCAAGCCCTCGATACTCAATTCTTCTTGCTCTAGATTCTTCAACTCAAACATCGTGTCAAACATTGGATTTCGGCTCAAATCTCTCTTGACATCCAGCTTGTCTACTAGCTCTTCAAATGGATAATTCTGGTTTTCGTACGCTCCTAATGCCTTCTCTTTAACTTCTTGCACAAACTCATAGAACGTTTTCTCACCTACTGGATAGGTACGAATAGACAAAGTGTTGACAAACATACCGATGATCGGCTCCAAATCCGGATGAGATCTTCCGGCAATCGGAGTTCCTACAATCACATCTTCCTGACCCGTATATTTATGTAACAGGGTTGTATAAGCTGCTAACAATACCATATACAAGGTGGAACCGGTTTGTGCTGCTATCTTCCGCAAGCCATCCCTGCTCTTTTTGCTGATGACAATTTCAATCGTATCACCCTCAAAGCTTTGCATGGCCGGACGGACATAATCGGTTGGCATGTCGAGTACAGGAATGTCTCCTTGGAAGACTTCACGCCAGTATGCTTCTTGCTGTTTCATTTCCTCGCTCTTAACGCCTTCTTGCTGCCATGCCGCATAATCTTTGTATTGGATGCGCAGTGGAGATAATTCTTCCCCCCCATATAAGCTGACAAATTCTTGGATCAAAATGCCCAAGGAAACACCATCAGAAATTATATGGTGCATGTCAAACATCAGAAGATGGCGGTCTCTCGCTAGTTCAACCAGCCCAACACGAAGTAATGGCGCTTGCTCAAGGTCAAACGTGCGAACAAAGCCTTGAATATATGCTTCTGCCTCTTCCATACTGGCTTGCGCATACTCCACCACAAAATCCACATCTTGGTGTACTCGTTGCATGGGTTCTCCGTTTACCAGTTCAAAACTGGTTCGTAATGTTTCATGACGCGAAATCAGCTTGCGGAAGGCTATCTCTAATCGCCCTTGATCCAGTTCCCCCTCTATCACCACCACATCCGGCATATTGTAACTAATTTCGCCACCTGTTAATTGACTCAAAATGTACAATCGCTTCTGGGCAGAA
It includes:
- a CDS encoding formate dehydrogenase subunit alpha, which translates into the protein MNKTISFTINDTLHQAEEGTRILDYLLEHEIKHPHICYSPILGPIQTCDTCTCEIDGQLMRACSTVVQEGMNIKTSSSRAQDAQKQAMDRVLENHMLYCTVCDNNNGNCRVHNTVELMEVEHQERPFREKGYEVDMSHPFYRYDPNQCILCGRCVEACQDLQVNETLTIDWEREMPRVIWDQDKSINESSCVSCGHCVTVCPCNALMEKTMLGEAGFMTNIGKDLLDPMIELVKEVEPGYSGILAISEVEAAMRETRTKKTKTVCTFCGVGCSFEVWTKGRQILKIEPSEEAPVNSISTCIKGKFGWDFVNSSERLTTPLIRRGDEFVPATWEEALTLIASKWKEMREKYGGDAFGFVSSSKTTNEESYLIQKLARQVFETNNVDNCSRYCQSPATDGLLSTVGYGGDSGVITDIAAAGLVIIIGANPTEGHPVLATRVKRAKKLHGQKLIVSDLRKHEMAERSDLYLHPNQGTDFVWLTAVAKYIIDQGWHAADFLAERVTHLDEYKNVIQRYTLEYAEEVTGISQEQLKETAKMICEADGTCVLWGMGVTQNVAGSHTSAAIANLLLITGNFGRHGAGAYPLRGHNNVQGACDMGSLPNWLPGYQSISDDVARQKFEKAYDVKISNKPGYTNIQMLQAVEEGKLKAMYLIGEDMAWVDSNSNHVQETLSKLDFFVVQDIFFTRTAQFADVILPAAPSLEKDGTFTNTERRIQRLYQALPTLEGSKPDWWIITQLANHLGANWEYGYPGDIMDEIACLSPIFSGVSYERLKDWNSLIWPVLPDGTDEPLLYINRFNFPDGKARLSLVEYVPPVAYPAEFDLVVNNGRLLEHFHEGNMTNKSKGIQYKVPEVFVEVPPDLACERGIKDGSLVRLVSPYGAIKLRAVVTKRVQGKELYVPMNSVSCDNAINILTGNAVDIRTQTPAYKQTKVRMEVLEQNGQNPLPKNNPRNAKRNPQLGVQVERKWARTDYDPIADVNVAGGKQ
- a CDS encoding AT hook motif family protein, producing the protein MDNRFSSFQEFAQAFEQKWLKEAIEHGLDDQKMDIYLAKVRKKALFVWNKNQGDEWIEKQGYVIVDRKPNKDEIFRKKLGRGRPRKLEDERLQHAIHVRLDEETYQKLQSLCQKNNLDLSETIRMLIKKG
- a CDS encoding DHA2 family efflux MFS transporter permease subunit, which gives rise to MSQEGHLSTTSTALRWWILTNVSLGIFMSTLDGSITNVALPSISSTLQVPLHVVQWVVTAYLLAIAALLPIIGKLSDLFGRGRLYNLGFLIFMIGSALCGLSESIWMLIGMRVVQAAGAALLMANSQAIIAATFPKEERGRALGITGMVVSLGSLSGPAIGGILVSSFGWESIFWINVPIGLIGFIVALRIMPKQHQKRAGEPFDYLGSIMYMTSMITFLYTISNAEEHGWTTSITLGGILFSLVIFVLFYRRETRISYPMLDFSLFKIRTFRSGSFAALFSFLSLFCITILMPFYMQLVLEYPPKIVGYVMMANAVMMAIVAPLSGWLSDKIGSYYLTISGLLINAISFVLLTRLTTSEPAWLVAMHMAIFGIGSGLFLSPNNASILGSVPHKLLGIAGGLNALVRNIGMVLGTTFAISLFSFQLNRLTDNQPDSSSTDILNVEAYMAALHTVFWVAAVICLYAAILSSRRDKPQRKKRKVA